A stretch of the Neodiprion lecontei isolate iyNeoLeco1 chromosome 4, iyNeoLeco1.1, whole genome shotgun sequence genome encodes the following:
- the LOC124293942 gene encoding uncharacterized protein LOC124293942 — translation MSIEEHIERQNDYIWRISRAVENLRKLGEAKITYGQVKSRLDALNSSWNKFQENHEKISEIKFAAKGDQLDAIKRLSYFAKDHYGLCEEHFLSGEGVMLDLLESLKPAPAATAQAAAAPQDAPAGGSSKRLPRIELPTFAGSYSEWKPFHDLFSSMVRENSQLSEVEKLHYLKTSVTDEPLQLIKNISLTAKNFPRAWETLVSRYENKRLLTDSHLATLFAIPRVTKKSSSELKSLHSNTCEALGALELLDSPEK, via the coding sequence ATGTCGATCGAAGAACATATCGAACGTCAAAACGACTACATTTGGCGCATCTCTCGTGCCGTCGAAAACCTGCGCAAGCTCGGCGAGGCAAAAATCACTTACGGGCAGGTGAAGTCGCGGCTTGATGCTTTAAATTCAAGTTGGAATAAGTTCCAAGAGAATCACGAAAAGATCAGCGAGATCAAGTTCGCAGCAAAAGGTGATCAACTCGACGCGATCAAAAGGCTTTCGTACTTCGCGAAAGATCATTACGGACTGTGTGAAGAGCACTTCTTGAGTGGCGAAGGAGTGATGCTTGATCTTCTCGAATCGCTAAAGCCTGCGCCTGCAGCAACCGCGCAAGCCGCTGCAGCTCCTCAAGACGCACCAGCAGGAGGATCATCAAAACGGTTACCGCGTATCGAACTGCCCACTTTCGCGGGCAGCTACTCAGAATGGAAGCCGTTTCACGACCTCTTCTCGTCGATGGTTCGCGAAAATTCGCAACTTTCGGAAGTGGAAAAGCTGCACTACCTCAAAACCAGTGTGACCGATGAACCGTTACAACttatcaaaaacatttctctcACCGCAAAAAACTTCCCTCGAGCCTGGGAAACTCTCGTCTCACGGTACGAAAACAAGAGACTTTTGACGGATTCTCATCTCGCGACACTTTTCGCGATTCCTCGTGTCACGAAAAAGTCGTCATCAGAACTGAAGAGCTTGCACAGCAACACTTGCGAAGCTCTTGGCGCGCTCGAACTTCTCGATAGTCCCGAGAAATGA